A segment of the Acidimicrobiales bacterium genome:
TGGTGCGTACGAGTTCGGCACGCCGAAGAAGCTGCGCCAGGTCTCGGCCGAGATGGGGGTGCCCCGCACCTTCGTCTCCCAGATCCTCGGCGACCTCGTCCACGCCGGTCTCGCCGTCTCCTCGTTCGGCAAGGCAGGGGGCTACCGCCTCGCCCGGCCGCCCGACGAGGTCAGCCTCCTCGAGGTCGTCGAAGCCGGCGAAGGCCCGCTCGCCCCCGAGACGTGCGCCCTCGGGGACGGGCCTTGCCGCTGGGAAGCGGTCTGCCCGCTCCACGAGAGCTGGGGCGCGGTGAGCTCCGCCCTCCGATCGGAGCTCGCCGCGACGAGCCTCGCCGAGCTCGCCGAGCGGTCCCGGGCGATCGATGCCGGGACCTACCCCGTCCCCCCCGACGCCCACCGCCGAGCGGCACCCACGGTGTCCGTGGCCGACTCGGTCCAAATCGAGCTCGCTGCCCCAGCGGTGGCGGCAAGGCTGCGAGCGGGAGGGTCATGGCTCGCTTCTCACGTCGAGGCCGCCTCGGCCGAGGGTGAGGCGATCCGCGTGCGCGTCGGACCAGGGGGGCCAGCTTGGCTCGGAAAGATCGTCGCGGTGCACCTCGGTGAGCCGGAGGGGACCGACGAGGCCCTCGTCATCCCCCTCACCTGGGAGGCGACCGGGCCGACCGGACTGTTCCCTCACCTCGAGGGAGAGTTGCGCCTTTCCGCTGTCGACCCCGAACGGGCCGAACTCGCCCTCTTCGGCGCCTACCGGCCTCCGCTCGGCCGCGCCGGACAGGTCCTCGACGAGACACTGCTCACCCACGTCGCCCGCGCCACGGTGCGCGCGTTCCTCCGCCAGGTCGCCCGGACCCTCGAGGAGGTGCTGGCGCGACCGCCAACCTTGCGGGCCGCACAGGTCCAGCCAACACCGGCCGGGTCGGGAACCTTCGAGGACCCGCTGGTCGCTGAGAAGTGATCCTCGGACGCTTGCCGCCTCGCTCCTTCTCGGCGCCCTCAGCGGCGCCGCGTCGGCCGCGATCTGTCGGGAGCGGCCAGCTTCTCGGCGGTCCGAGGCCCGAGGATCTCGGCGAGGACTTGCTCAAGCTCGTCGGCCAACCGGTCACGCCGGACGGCGCCGAGCAGTGTCGCGGCCGCGACA
Coding sequences within it:
- a CDS encoding Rrf2 family transcriptional regulator, with amino-acid sequence MNLTLSKRGDYVVRSAICLAGAYEFGTPKKLRQVSAEMGVPRTFVSQILGDLVHAGLAVSSFGKAGGYRLARPPDEVSLLEVVEAGEGPLAPETCALGDGPCRWEAVCPLHESWGAVSSALRSELAATSLAELAERSRAIDAGTYPVPPDAHRRAAPTVSVADSVQIELAAPAVAARLRAGGSWLASHVEAASAEGEAIRVRVGPGGPAWLGKIVAVHLGEPEGTDEALVIPLTWEATGPTGLFPHLEGELRLSAVDPERAELALFGAYRPPLGRAGQVLDETLLTHVARATVRAFLRQVARTLEEVLARPPTLRAAQVQPTPAGSGTFEDPLVAEK